The Methanohalophilus portucalensis DNA window TCCTTTTTTCGAATGAATATTATTATTATAATTTTTATAAATATAATTCAAGATCAATTTTCTGAAAGTTGGAGATTTGTGGGGATCTTGAAAGTAAAGGTGCTGCCTTTATTAATTTCACTTTCAACCCAGATGTCGCCATTATGTGCTTCTATGAAGTTTTGTGCAATAGTAAGCCCAAGTCCCAAACCATCATATTTGCGAGTTGTTGAACCATCAAGTTGTACAAAGGGTAGAAACAGTCTGCTCTTATCTTCCTGGGATATGCCGATACCTGTATCCTTTATGCTAATTTCAATATAATCCTTTATTTTTCTTGCTGTTAGCGAAACAGAACCATTTTGGGGTGTGAAAGTAATGGCGTTTTCAGTAAGATTATATAATGTTTGTTTCAGCTTTTCCCTATCTCCATTTATGATTTCTAAATCCGGATCTACATCAAATGCCAATTTAATTTTCTTTGAGTCAGCAAAAGGCCTTAAGGCCTCTTCAATGTCTTTTATCGCTTCCAATATATTGAATGGTCGGGTGTGAATCTCTGTTTTTCGCAGGTCAATGTCTGCTATACTTAGAATGTCATTAAAAACCTTTAATAAATGGTCACCATTTTTAAGTACAATTTTGATATATTTCAATTGATTTTCAGTTAATGGTTCAGAATCACGATTGTCAATTAGTATACTGGAAAAGCCTATGATCGAATTTAAAGGTGTTCTGAGTTCATGACTTGCATTTCTTAAAAACTCAGTCTTTGCTTTATTGGCGTTTTCTGCAGCAATTTTGCCGTCTATTATTGCATTTTCTGCTTCTTTGTATTTGGTTATGTCCATAGCAGATCCCATAATTCCAAGAGTTTTATCGTCCTTATCCAGTACTAAATTTGCTGACAGTAGTGAAGGGAATTCTGTCCCATCTTTTTTGACACATTTTGCTTCTCCCTCCCATCTTCCTTCTGAAATCAAAGTTTGTACGATTTCTCTTGTCCTTTTTTCCCTCTTGAAAAAATCAAAGATAGTTCTTCCAGAAACGTCCCTTTTATCATCGTATCCCCATAAATTAAGAAAAGCATTATTTACATCAATAAATTTGTAATCCATATCTATAAAACCTATCGGATTGATTGATTTTTCGACAGCGTTTTCTTTTATTAAAATGTCTTTTTCCATTTTGCTGGAATTGATCAGTACTTTGAATGCTAAAATTGTAAATACAAATAGGTAAACCAAGACAGATGTAATGGTAGCTATGAACTCGTACAGGGATAAGTTCACATTGTAATATAAGATTGAAAATATAATTATGATTAATACGGTGAATATCCCATATGTGAGAAATAC harbors:
- a CDS encoding PAS domain-containing sensor histidine kinase → MEKDILIKENAVEKSINPIGFIDMDYKFIDVNNAFLNLWGYDDKRDVSGRTIFDFFKREKRTREIVQTLISEGRWEGEAKCVKKDGTEFPSLLSANLVLDKDDKTLGIMGSAMDITKYKEAENAIIDGKIAAENANKAKTEFLRNASHELRTPLNSIIGFSSILIDNRDSEPLTENQLKYIKIVLKNGDHLLKVFNDILSIADIDLRKTEIHTRPFNILEAIKDIEEALRPFADSKKIKLAFDVDPDLEIINGDREKLKQTLYNLTENAITFTPQNGSVSLTARKIKDYIEISIKDTGIGISQEDKSRLFLPFVQLDGSTTRKYDGLGLGLTIAQNFIEAHNGDIWVESEINKGSTFTFKIPTNLQLSEN